ACCTTCCTCTCCCCCTCCGCGATGTTCGTGCCCGGCGAGCGGACCGGCAACTTCCGGCTTGCCAAGGACGAACTGCTGAGCGGTGAAAACGGATCGAGCATTTCCTTTGAGGATTACGCCATCGCCATGGTGGACGAGATCGAACAGCCCAAGCACATCCGCCAGCGCTTCACGGTCGGATACTGAGCCAGAGCTGGCAGCGGACCCCCGCCGTTGCCACGCCCCTCGCCACATAAGCAAGAGCCAACTCCCATGAGCAAAACAATCCGCCTCACCTATCTTTTCGATCCGCTCTGCGGCTGGTGCTATGGCGCCGCCCCGGCCATCGAAACCCTGATGCAGCAGGACGATATCACCGTCACCGCCCTGCCCTCCGGCCTCTTCGCCGGCGCAGGAGCCTTCCCGATGAACGCCGGTTTCGCGGCCCATGCCTGGCAGGCCGACCAGCGGATCGCCCAGCTTACCGGCCAGACGTTCAGCGAGATTTATCGCAAAAACGTTCTGGAAAGCGGGGCTGGAAAAGTCGATTCCGGCCCGGCCAACCTGGCCCTGAGCGCCGTGCATCTGACCACGCCCGAGCGGGAATTCGAAGCGCTGACGGCAATACAGAGCGCCCGCTATGTCGATGGACGTGACAATGGTGATGCGGCGGTGATCGGCAGTGTCCTCACCGGCCTCGGGCTCGGCGATGCCGCCAAGCGCTTTGCCGCACCCGACGCGGAATTGCTGAAGTTCAACAAGAGCCGGATTGAAACCGCGCAGGCCGAGATGCGCCGCTTCGGAGCCAGCGGCGTGCCCACCCTCGTTGCGGGCGAAGGGGCCGGGGCTCGCGTCGTCGGTTCGAACGCGCTCTACGGCAAACCCGATGCATTGATCGCGGCTCTGCGCGCCGCCTGAGCGCCAGAAAACACCAAAAAGGTACGTCCAACAATATGACCGACACCGCCTTCCCTGCCCTGGGCCATACCTACAAAGCCGATTATGGCAACCCAGTCTTTCGCGTGGAATTCAATGCCGATGGCAAGACCCTGCGTTGGGCGCCCTTCGACGCCGATGATTTCGAGGCCGTGGCAACCACCGAAAGCTACCAGGCAACCTACATCCGCCCCGGTGTTTTCATGGTGACCTGGCAAGAGGCCGACGGCGTCACCGTCACCCATGTCGAGGATTTCGAGAATGGCATCGTGCATGGCGCCATTACCATGCCCGACAAGACCTTCCTCACCCTCAAGGGCGACTGGCTTCGGCTGGACTGATCCTCGCTCTTCAATGCGCCCTCTCAAAACCGTGGAGAATCCTCATGTTTACACGTAGAACCGTCTTGAAAACCACACTGA
This sequence is a window from Roseibium salinum. Protein-coding genes within it:
- a CDS encoding DsbA family protein translates to MSKTIRLTYLFDPLCGWCYGAAPAIETLMQQDDITVTALPSGLFAGAGAFPMNAGFAAHAWQADQRIAQLTGQTFSEIYRKNVLESGAGKVDSGPANLALSAVHLTTPEREFEALTAIQSARYVDGRDNGDAAVIGSVLTGLGLGDAAKRFAAPDAELLKFNKSRIETAQAEMRRFGASGVPTLVAGEGAGARVVGSNALYGKPDALIAALRAA
- a CDS encoding MoaF-related domain-containing protein, coding for MTDTAFPALGHTYKADYGNPVFRVEFNADGKTLRWAPFDADDFEAVATTESYQATYIRPGVFMVTWQEADGVTVTHVEDFENGIVHGAITMPDKTFLTLKGDWLRLD